A window of Panthera tigris isolate Pti1 chromosome A3, P.tigris_Pti1_mat1.1, whole genome shotgun sequence genomic DNA:
actattgaccaatAACATAAACTGTTGGTTAGCAAATattctgtatgttatatgtattatatactgtattcttacaataaagtaaactagaaaaaaagaaaatgttattaagaaaatcttaaggaagaggggcacctggctggtccAGTAcatagaacatgtgactcttgatctcgggcttgtgagtttgagcctcacatcaggtttagagattagttaaaaaataaaactaagggctcctgggtggctcagtcggttaagtgtctgaccctcgatttcagttcaggtcatgatctcacagttcatgaaataaagccccatgttgggctctaagctgacagtgtggagcatgagtgggattctccctccctctctctctctctctctctgcctcttccctgctcactctctctctcaaaataaataaataaaaactttaaaaaagtaaatctttaaaGGGGTGCCTTAGTCAgtacagcatgcgactcttgatcttggggttgagttccagccctgagttgggtgtagagattactttaaaaaataaaatctttaaaaaaataataaaaaataaaatgttacaaaaagagagagaaaatcgtaaataagagaaaaaatatttacagcacTGTACTGTGAGAAATCCACATAaaagtggacctgcacagttcaaacctgtgttgttcaaggttAACGATAACTTAAAATACTTACTATGTACGTATTGTGTTAGACATTGTTCTAGATGCTGGGGACACCGCcatgaataaaaagacaaaaatccttgctTTCATGGAGTCATCGTCCAGCAGGCAAGATGGGctgtaacaagaaaaaaaaaagagagaaatgttctgtgactctctctctctctctctctctctttctcagggaCACTCTGAGGAGGTGGACTTGAGAAATGAGATGGAGtcatatggagaaaaggaaacacgcAGAGCTTATCAGCTCAATCATCTTGGGCAAAGGCAGACTCTGAGGCCAAAATGAAAGGAGGCCAAGGACTGTAAAGGGGCAACTGAGGATAAGTGAGGTATGGATACAAGAACATGaaaatggagagacagacaagGCCAGCGTGAGGGTTGGGGTTTAGTTCTGAGCATGGTGGGAGGCACTGGACAGTAAAAGATTCCACCAACACAAGTCTTGGCAACTTTCCATACATTTTCATATATCCGGGTGCATATGCACATCGTTGATTTTTATCTGCTCTTCAGGCCTTTGCAAATGCTGTTGTCTCTTACCAAAATGCTATTCTTCCACCCTCATTGGGACACCACAAGCTTGCCTTTGTGCCCCCTCTAAAAAGCTTTCCCTGATCTGCCTAGATGGGATCCATCCCTCCCTTGCTGTTCCAGTTTCTCACAGTACCTGGTACTACTGCTGTCATGTGATGCTTTTCTTGGAAACCCCCAGTTTCTCCACCCCATCAAAAGGAGTTCTCTGAGCTGGGGAGGCACTTGATCCATTCTGGTTGGTTGGAACTCAAAGCTTGATGCAGAGTAACCTGTGAAATGCTCCTTACTTGACTACCTGACTGATATAACACCTGAATGAGCTTTCAGGGATGTTGAACCCATCTCCAGCAGGCTCCCCATTCAGGCTGCCCCCTGCTCTGAACTTTCTGCTCCTCGCCTTCATCTCTTCCTCCACCCAAATCTACCAGTCCTAGGTCCCATTTCCCTGGGACCAGCTGGTTGGCACTGAACTGAATCAAATCACAGCTTAGAGAGTCCTGGTATAAGTAACATAGTAATTCTAGGTATGGAGccaagcagggaggagggaaagttTGGGAAACTTCCAGTGTTGCTCTCCACAATGAGTGCTCCAACCATCCCAGAAAAGTAAACTTTCTCCGTGGGGAGGAGAGACATCATGAGCAGCTTAAACCAGATTCCTAGCTGCAAGGGAAAGGAAATTAGGACACACATAGCAGTACTGGGCCCTGACATCTTGTTCATTGTTATCGGTAGGAGATAGCAAGACATGGTAGTTGCTATGGGCTGAATTGGGTCTCCcaagaattcatatgttgacattCTAaccccctagtacctcagaatgtgactatatttagagATAGGGCCCTTAAAGAAGTAACTAAGATTAAACGAGGTTATGTATCATATAGGTAGGTCCTAATCCAacatgtccttataaaaagaggaaatttggacacaggtaCATACAGAGGGAAGACTATGTGAAGACACAACAAGACAGCCACCTATAAACGTTATCTAACATTGCCACTATTTTCAGAGGATTAACTGAATAAACCAGTCCACCATtactggaaagaagaaagaaagaaagaaagaaagaaagaaagaaagaaagaaagaaagaaagaaagaaagaaagaaagaaagaaagaaagaaagaaagaaagaaagagggaggaagaaagaaaaagaaagaaagagagaaaagaaacaaaatccagtTTCAGTGATAAAATAGGCCAAGTATAATTCCTCCTTTACTAACCTCTGACACCATCTTCTGACACTGACTCAGGCAATAATATCCCAGATAAATACCACGTGGCCCAAGTACCACATATGGCACCTTCACAAGCCATAGCCACCACTCAATGTGTAGCTGTTATCCAATGACAACTCCATATAgtaacatacatacattttaCCCACCAGTGCTCTGGGAGATGTCAACCCCAAACTGTATTGCTTCAACAAGCATATGTTGGACACCCACCATGTGCTAAGTACTGGGGTTACAGCGGAAAACAAGACCGCCAAAGTTTCTGCTGTCATGGAATTTACAACCTGGTAGGGACAATGGACGATGGACTTGTAGCaaacaaataatttcaaagaGTGAAGAgttaatatgaagaaaataaaagggagggCAGTGCTACTTTTAGATGGGGCATCTAGGAAGCCCTCTCTGAAGAGGCAGCATTTGATCTGAAACCTGACGTTTGTGAAGGAGCCCGCCATGGGCAGAACTGGGGGTGATGCATACCAGTCAGGGAAATAGCAAGTTCAAAGGCGCTGAGACAGCAGCATTCTTGGCATGCTCAAGGAATGGCACCCTTACCAGTTTTGCTGGAGATGAGTGAGGGGGCAAGTGACAGGATATGAGGTTAGAGAAGGAAGCAGGGGCCAGATTATACAGTCTTCTCCTGTGAGTTGTGGGAAGGAGTTTGGATTTGAAGAATAAACGGAAGCCTTTGAGATGCCATATGATTTATGCTCTGACAAGTTTGCTATGATCACTGTTATCCAATCAGAACTGTCATGTGTAAAGGTGAGGTCTGGCTCCTCCCAGGGTCACTATCCCAATACTAGGGAGGGCAGCTCCTCTTTCAAGAAACCTCCTTGAAAACTCACGCCCACCTACTTCCAACCACGGTCTACAGTCTATCTGGTGGGACAAATACGGGTTCAGGATTCTGGCCCCCTTAGGGCCTGTCGGGCGGAGCCCATTTGTGATTGGTTACAAGCTCTCCCACTCTTCCAATCAGACGCTACTCGGGAGGAGTGCCAACATCCCGTTCTCCATGCGAGATGAGTGGGCCATTTGATTGGCTCTTCCCCTAAGAGTGACAGCAGACAGAGCCTATGGGTGCAAAGGCACGGCTGCTCCGCCCCGCGCTTCCAAGGTGCGCCGACGGACCCTTCCAGTGCTGGTCCTGCTGCTTGCCCTGTCTCGTCGTCCCTATGGCCGTCCCGCCGCAGCTACGGGCTCTGCTCCTTGCGGTCAACGCACTGTTGCGCAAGCGCCGCTACCACGCTGCGTTGGCCATGGTTAAGGGCTTCCGGAACGGGGCAGTGTGAGTGGGGCTGTCGGGCCGGGCCCGGGCTGAAGGGTGGGTCCGGCTGGGGTCGGAGGAGTGGATTCTGGGCCCACCGCAACGCCGTGTGCCCTTGAGCAGCCTCCCTAGGCCTCGGTCCACCGAGGTGTCCAGCACGGTGGGCGCTGGATTTGGGGTTCCGTGAGCCTTCTGAGCTGGGGCTCCCATTAAGCTGTTTTGGGGCTCTACATGCTTTGCAACCTGGCCCACTTGCCTTGACCACCTCCCACGCCAGCCCTTGTATCCTCTCGTTtggcccacccctccccacaccacCCCCCATACCCCGCTATGTGTCCTTGGGTCTGCCTGGCTTCAGCAGTCCCATCTGCACAGTGAGAAGTGGCCACTGGCCTCTAGCAGGCCAGCGGTGCCTTCTGCCTATGCTCCCACCATTAAGGAGCCCATGGGCTCATATCCCACTTCTCACTTCTTATCTGTATGACTCTAGCGCCAAGTCCCCATCCTGCCCAGGGAACTCCTAAGACATAAGCCTGAGGAGTGAGAACAACTGTGAAAGAAGCTGCAGATATTTGCTCGACATTAAATTGATTCCACCCTGGCCATCAGATCTGCTGGAAAGGAGGTCTTGGGTTCATTTTACCTGGCTGGTAACTGGAGGGGAGCTCCCCCTCCTTTAAAACTTATGCATAACTGTTGTCATTTATTGAGAGTGTACTGTGCCAGAACTGGGGACACAACAGAAAAAACCAAAGATTTGTTCTCCTGGAGTTGGCATGCTAGTGGCATCATGGCATGGTGGTGAGACTGCCTTTGTTCAAATCTTGGTGCCACCGACCTGTGTGATCTGGAGCAAGTCATTTagcctctctaagcctcaatttctataaaatggggacgaTAATAATACTTACATCATACTGTCAGAGGATTGAATCAGTGTATGTGAaatgctcagcacagtgcctggtatatatatctgtttggtgtgtgtgtgtgtgtgtgtgtgtgtgtgtgtgtgtgcgtgtgtgtgtgtgtgtgcgtgcgtgtgtgtaaacAAGGACGTCTGCCTAGATCACACCGTCACCTTTTCAGGTCTCTGCTTAAGTGTCACCTTCTCAATAAGGTCATCTCTGAACTCCTCACTTCCTCCCATACTTAAGTTTTCTCCATACTACTTGTCACCATCTGACACTAAGTTCACCTATGtatcctgtttttatattctgtctttctcactAGAAAGTGGGCTTCATAGGGACAGAAATATTTATCTACTTTGTTCCTTGGTGTATTCCTAGTACATGGTGCATAGGATACTCTCAAACATTTTCTGAATGCATGTACAAGTGTACAGGGTAGGAATTGCAATTGtccccattttccaaatgagaagaCTAGCTCAGAAAGGTAAACTCATTACTTATGGTCACATCACTTGGCCAGTGtcacagccaggattcaaacacagAGATGCCTGATCCCAATGCCAGGCTCTTGGCTTCTCTGGAAACCCAGAGTCAGGTGGAATTGGTACCTGTTGGGCCTGAAGGTTTTATCAGCCATGCTGAGGTGTGACTAAGATGGGATAATATAAGTGGCCCTTTGCTAAGTTATTCTCAGGACAAAGCAGCAATGGGCATTGCCCAATGCTAGCTTTGTGTATATACTTTCAACCCAGTTGTTCCTGTTGTCTCAGCCTTCCCAGCCAGGGCAGGCACTTGCTAAGATCAGGCCCTTCTCAGGCCTAGTTCCTTTATTTCAAAGCTGGGTGCCTTCATctcttctggcctcagtttccttctctgtaaaatggaaacagccTCACTCAAACGGAGTGATCTAAGGCAGTGATCCCATTACTGTTTAGTGCCAAGGCACCATGTCCACCTGTAAGGACCAAGAGTTCAAGGTCCTAATGAGATTCATCATTAAAGTACCATGGCAGTGCCCGGAATGCTTTACAGAGGAGGTGATGGTGATATTTTGAAGGCCGAGTTAGAATTTTCCAGGAGGAGAAGGGCATCCCAACCAGAGGGAATGGTTTGAACAAAGGCCTGGAGGGGGAAAAGAATATGCGGTTTGTGCAGAGACGCTATCCATTCAGGGAGGCAATCTTGGACGACTAAGACATATAAGCTTTGTAAAATTGAACTCGCTGTGATTTCTACTCTTCAATATGTCAGTGTGCATCTCTAAAAATTAGAGCATTTTCCTATATGGCTAATTATCATGATTAtacttaataaattaataataatctaTAGTGTTGACTACTGTCCAGTTAATAGTCAAATTGTCCTGGCTGTCCCCTAAATGTCCTCCCTAAATGTTAGTTTGCTGAGACCAGGCTCTTCCTGGACATCATGTTGAACCTGGCATTATGTCCTGTAAGTCCTTTCAaaccccaggcacccccctttttcAGGACATAGAGTAATCCTGTGAATGATAGTAACTGGCTCCCACCTGAGTTTGAGAGCTTTGGGAATGAGGCCTGGCAGATATACGGAGGTGGGGGCACTATTCCACTTATGTCTGGGGTATAAGCAAGGGCCCTTTTCACCCTGGTGAGCTGGAGGAGGCTGAGGGCCTCTTTGTTCAAGGGAAAGAGACATGGCTTTGGATGAGGTGTGCCAGAGAGCTTGCTGTGGCCAAGATGGGGGCCCTGCCCACTGCCAGGCAGGAGACAAGATAAGCAATTCAGCATGGCCATCGCAACAATAACACTGGCTTCAACTTGttaacatttacaaatttaatttatatatatgtatatatattttaatttttaatgtttattaattttttgagagagagagagagagtgaacaggggaggagcagagagatagggggacagaatcagaagcaggcttcaggctctgagctgtcagcacagagcctgacgtggggcttgaactcacaagctgcaggatcatgacctgagctgaagtcggacgcttaaccgactgagccacccaggtacccctatattttaaaaattaggtaacgttaggggtgcctgtctggttcagttggtagagcataagactcttgatcttggggttgtaagttcgagccccgcactgggtgtAGGGATCACTTAAtagtaaaatcttttttaaaaattaggtaactttcggggcgccttggtggctcagtcggttaagagtccaactcttagtttcggctcaggtcatgatctcacggtgtgtgaattcgaaccccgcatcgggctccatgctgacagcacagagcctgcttgggattctctctctctccctctctctctgcccctcccccactcactctgtctgtctctctctcaaaaaaacaaataaaacttaaaaaaaaatgtttttttaattacgtAACTTTCAGAAAAGGCATAAAAAATTCGATGCtatgcctagctggctcagtcagtagagcatgagactcttggtctcagggttgtgaattcaaggcccacattgggcgtggagcctacttaaaaaaaaaggtagatgcTATGAAGGCCTGCTCACCCCATTCTTCTATCACTCAGTCTCCCTCCCTGGAGGTGACACCTATATCCAGTCTCATGTCTCCCTCCAGAAGTATTCTCTGCATGtacaaacaaatacatatatttcccCCACACACATTTAagacaagttttcttttttattttattatttaaaaaatatttttatttatatttgagagtgcaggcaggggaggggaagggagaggggagcaggagaTCTGAAGTGgagtctatgctgacagcagctagcccagtgtggggcttgaactcaggaatcacgagatcgtgacctgatctgaagttagatgctcaaccaactgagccacccaggtgccccaagacaagttttattttgaaataattttagatttatggaaGAATTACCTCGTTTGATGCAACTTTATATTTTACACATCTTGCTTTAATATATCCTGCAGTGCACATAAAGCTGCCTCCATCTTTTACATCTGTGTAGTATTCCACTCAGTGGTGGGACCATTGTTTATTTATCCAGAAGCTCCCTGTGGATGGACATGGGTTCGCTTCCAGTCTTTTGCTGTTTCTAACAAGCCTGTGGTGAACAGTCACAGATACTCATATGACAATATGTAGTCATGGTCATTGTGCCAAGGATTTTTAGACCTTGTAGCTTGGTAAGATCAGGGCCTGGCAGCTGGAGAACTTGGTGGGATAAGAGGGAGTCCAGTCAAGAACGAGAAGGAAGAGACTAGAACGTTCACATGTGCTATGTCCTTAACTGCCAGAAGCAAGTCTGAGATGGAGAATACTTTTTACTGATGGGagaagagaggctcagagaggttaagtaacttatccaagtTCACACAGTAAAACGTGGCAGGGCTTTGGCACCAAATACTACAGTATTTCCTTTTTACTACCCACTTGAATATAGTTAAAACAGAGGGGGGACCTCGCTGGCTCAGTGAGTGAAACATGCAACTccaatcttggggttgtgaatttgagccccatgttgggtatgattgtttaaaaataaaatctttaaaaaataaatgaaaaacaatgaggaTGAAAGTATTCATGTTCACACAATCCCCAGTGCTAAATGAGGAAGTACAAGGAGGGTCAGGGGAAGAGGTTTGAGTCTTAAAAAGAGGCCTTTatgtaacttaaaatttatttcggcatgcctggctggctcagtacaTAGCACgtgtgtctcttgatctcagggtcatgggctcaagaagccccacactgggcatggagcctactttaaaaaaaaattttattccaattgctttaattttaaaaacaatgcttaATCATTATAGATCATTTTGGAAGtatagaaaagttaaaagataaaagtaaatttGCATACTTCTCCAGCTCTGGGGACATTGCTAACATTGTggcatatttttttccagtgttttttattttttaaatccagttttACAAAGCTCAGGTCCTCCTGTCTATAATAGTTGGAAAGAGGTGTATTTTGAACAGGTAGAAGGAATTATATTACTCAGCAACTATTTTAGGGAACTTATTAACTTTAAGATAAACCAAGCTAAAGATAGAACCTTCTAGAAATTACCTTCCCTCACAGATAATTAAAGGTTGTTCCAGAATCAGTCAGCCATCATGTACTAAGCACATGCTATATGTTAAGTACCACGCAAGGTGCTGGGGACTCTGTGGAGGACAAATCAAACACAGTCCCTCGCGAAGCCCACAGTCTAGTGGAAGAAAGAGATAATTAGAATAGAATAAGTAGTTATGAGAAATTGAATCATTAACCCAGGAGTGTAGAGTACCACAGAGAGGCTTGGGGCTCTGTGGCAATGCAAATATTATCCTAACCTAGGCTGTTGTGTAAGAAGCCTCCACAGAGGCCCCAGCTGAGACTGGAGAGCTGAGGAAGCAGTGGCTACGTGAGGAGTAAAGGACagtctaggcagagggaacagcctgcCCAGAGGCAGGGGAGAAACTGGCAGTCCAAAGACCTATAGGAAGGCCAGGGGGGGTTGGATGGAGCAGGAGAAGTAGGGGGCAAGAGGTAGGAGAAGTAAGCAGGGGCCACATCTTGCAGCACTTTCAAGGCTGTGGGAAGAGTCCAGATTTTATTCTGTGAGTAGGGGAAATGTATTGGCGGCTTTTAAATTGGGATGTGATatgatttatgctttaaaaaaaatgagtctggCTGCAATGGTAAGTCAGTGTGGAACCGAGGGAGCAACTCCACACAGCCAGTTGGGTGAGGCTGGTGGAGGCCTTTGACACACATGGTCCCCTTTCATTGGAATTATAACCAGCCCTCTAGGCTGACATCCCCTTTTACTGTtaggcaaactgaggctcagagaagttaaataacaagCCCGAGGCCACACTACCAAGAAGGTGTTAGGACTGGGATTCGAACCCATATCTAACTTGAACCCAGATCTAACTTGAAAGCCAGCATTATCTCCCCTTCCAGGACGATGTTAGGATTAAGCTTGGAGAGGGGGCGAGGAGTCAGATTGCCCAGGGAGACTCTGTGAGGCAGTGACGCCATAGTAactgtttcctttcatttctgcaGCTACGGAGTCAAAATCCGGGCCCCTCACGCGCTGGTCATGACCTTTCTCTTCCGGAGTGGCAGGTACCCACCCCCTCCTCAAACTGGGAGAGAGTATGTTCAGCCCTCAGTACCAGGACGGTTGCACTAGCTTCCTAGCTAGGTCTAGCCTAtcccccatcaccaccatctcaAGTACGAGTCTGATCTATTATTGCTGCTCAAAAACTCCCCCGGCTCCCACGATCCTCCAGAGAAGCCCAACTTCCTTCCTTAAAAGCCCCTCTGCAACTAACCAcgaggagcactgggtgatgtatgggattgttgaatcactacattgtacacctgaaatgaagaTAACAGTGTATATTAAGTATActgataacttaaaaaaactttaagataacttttaaaaaaaggcccCCTGCTGCCTGGTCTCAGCTGCATCCCCACACTGTTCTCCTACATCCAGCCTGCAGTGCCCTTGGCACATAGGACTCGCTGCCATGCCACATGTGGTCCCACCTCCACTCGTTTACTTATACAACACCCCCTGCCGGGCAtgctctttcctcttctgccctacttttatttccttcctggcAACCAATACCAATTTTATGAGGGTTACTTCCTTGGGAAAACTGTCCATGACCTCTCTTACTCAAACTTCTTGGTCTTCCTCCAACCCCCGTGACTTTCCCCTCATTGCACTTCTCAGAAACTACTGTGTGGCCTCGTTTTTAATGCTGAGATTTATTTGGCCATGGGTCCTCCTTGGGTGAAccattgcttttttctttttaaagtttatttatttatttatttaattttttttttttttttacgtttatttatttttgagacagagagagacagagcatgaatgggggagggtcagagagagagggagacacagaatctgaagcaggctccaggctctgagctgtcagcacagagcccgatgcggggctcgaactcacggaccgtgagattctaacctgagccaaagtcggacgcctaaccgactgagccacccaggcgcccctttatttatttattttgagagagagagagggagcgcgcatgagcgggggagaggcagagagagagggagggagagagagaatcct
This region includes:
- the PXMP4 gene encoding peroxisomal membrane protein 4 isoform X6 yields the protein MGAKARLLRPALPRCADGPFQCWSCCLPCLVVPMAVPPQLRALLLAVNALLRKRRYHAALAMVKGFRNGAVYGVKIRAPHALVMTFLFRSGRSTCTCCHDSCLPCAAWAWRRATFPNPGGTLSLCSLG
- the PXMP4 gene encoding peroxisomal membrane protein 4 isoform X5 — protein: MGAKARLLRPALPRCADGPFQCWSCCLPCLVVPMAVPPQLRALLLAVNALLRKRRYHAALAMVKGFRNGAVYGVKIRAPHALVMTFLFRSGRSTCTCCHDSCLPCAAWAWRRATFPNPGFLRQTVLMGWMSAEGRIRARPHQLLLLSFLGGLFSVCHEPLWHLVKPMDSSQNAVFKPIK